The window CCCACCATTTCATTAATTATAGTAGACTTTAATAGCAGATGTTGTCTAGGTTCTTTATGATCTTTTCAACCTAAAAAGCTAAAAGGATAAAGAGAACCATGACATTTATCATACTAGCTAAGAATTTattattcatccaaaaaaagaaaaaaataaaaggaaaaaaaaaagaaaaaaaagaaagaaaaaagaagcccATACTTATCATGGAAACAACATGCTTTCCAGCTGCTTGTGTATCACTTGAAGTAAGAGAAAATAATGTTTCACACTCGTAGATATACACTTCGTACACACAATAttcatactttctttttttgcattcacattttttaataaaaattcacatttaacaCGAGATTGATGATGtgtacaaaaaatatatattaataactatGAGATTACCAATACCCTTTTTACTCATATATATACCCCAAAGTAAATTAAATTGTTAgtccatatatatatgatagaaaccagagattttttattttttattttcttaaaaaaaaatgtgcgaAAGTGGTTGCTATGCATTTTATTAAGCCTGAATCTCTCAGCCACATGCAACTTGCCAATAATGATTGCTATTAGGTATCAGTCCTAAAAAGAAGCTAGCCAGTAGCCAATATACAATGTCGCTAATTATTGCTATCTATTCTTTTGGAGTACTTCCAGCAATCTTTAATTTTGACTGTAATATGATCAAATATTAGGGTAAATTAAGAAAATCTGAATATGTATCATAAATCATAATCTTACAATTAGGACAATGAGTCAGGAGGTTTGCGCCCCACAACTTATTATacttttttgatgattttttttagtttttatttattatgaattacACCCCCACAACTTATACGATTCCAAAGATTCATGACTACTCTCAAGAGGTTGGCTTAATAGTTCTTAAGGCCTTATGATATCTATGAGATTCTGGGTTAGAAATCTCTTGGCAGCATCTTGGAGCATCCCTTATGAGATTATTCCATCTTGTAATAACCTAATGCATGTGAAACGAAGGACTATATACATCCAAGGAAATATTAAGATATTCGAAAAGGTCTAGATAccttcatttattaaaaaaaagattcatgaccataaatataaaattattggaAATTCAATGATACATAAAAAGTAAGCATGCATGCTATAATTGTAGACAGATTACTGATGCCAAGTTATAGCTCGATCCAATAAAGGAATACGTATACaaataagaaaatgtttttgatGACATGAAATAACAACTCTATCTAAGAAAGAACTCAAATCATACATAGGTATAAGGTGACAACCATAATTAATAAGTAATTCTCTCCTTGATCATATTTTCTGATTCAAGCATCATAGCTTTTTATTATGTGGCTGCTACACTGGTAGCACTCTGAGGTTCTCTTATTGTTGGCAGGCATCTTGTGGATCTATATGTTATATAACCAAATGCATTCACAATCAacatttttggtttattcagtctaaaattaaaatgtttataGGGTTGTAAATGAATTAAGTGTTTATGAAAAGCTCGAATTTGGCTTTGAAAATTGGAAAATGCTTATTTCTGTTAAACAAGCCAAGCTCAAACCTAAGTTTAAGCTTAACTATTAAACAAGCCAAGCTCAAacattataataaatatgttcATAAACAAACTTGTAAACATGAATCTTGATTTaactatataaatattatattcttatatgtatatttgtttaaaatatattgatatAGACTTGAGAACGGATTGTGTAAGTTTATAAATAGGTCTatatgatatcaaattattatttgtagtttattgATAATGTAAACAGTCTATTCTAGTAAAAATCCATAAATTTATGAAAGGATAAAAAGTTTTAGTCATGATTTACTATATATGAGAAAAGAACAAGTTAATTAAGTAGTCCGTGAACAAGTTTGAGCTGGtttgacaagaaaatgaataaaaattgaacATGTAATCTTTTGGTAATGAGCTTGAGCTCAGCTcgtattcaaaataaaattaggtgtttGTTTGGAATAGAAGGGGATGAAGGAAAGGAGGGAGGAGTAAATGAacaagttttaacttttaatactAGCTTAAACCTTTACTAGCCAATTTAATTGTAACCAATTAATAGCAAACTTCTTCATGTTAGAAGCAAGTCAGAATGAGTATATGAACTGACAAGAGCTAAAGATATGTgacacttatttatttatttgataattcaatagttggtaGATTTCAAGGAAATTCAAACTAGCAGAGAGACAATTTCAAGCTTCTTGTATGTGATTAAGGACAAACAAATAGGGTTGTAAACAAATTGATCTAGCCCTTTTATTCTTGGAAgctaatgtaaaaaaaaaaaaaaaaaaaaaaaaaaaaaaaaaaaaaaaaagaagctaaaatgcaaaactaaccctctaagtttcttcatatttcatttcagttctctaactttactttcgtttatttcagtcctctaactttcaagtttattcaattaagacttTTCCATCcatttttgttatatgttgtgattaatttttcaattttttagatttatcttaaaaacttttaattaaaaaaatcaattaatgattaaaaaatatttttcaattttttttttcaaaaaattataaaaaaaagtttgacaaaaggccttaattaaataaatctgaaacttagaggactaaaatgaacgAAAAcaaagttagaggattgaatTGGAAATCTTAAGAAACTTAGAGggtcaattttgtattttagcccaaaaatatatatatatatatatatattaagtctTTAAGAGAATTACCATATTGAAGCATTACCTtataaaaatgcaaattttaTAAGTCAATTTTCTCCCTCCAAAAGAAGTTATTTAAACTTAATAATAACATACAAGCTaggctttttttattatttaattttttaaaagagacAGAAATTAgattaaaacaaattaagaagTAGAAAACTTAGGGTATATAACACCCCAAGCGTCAACTAAAAACTAATACAAAATACTTGTGAAAGCTCATTCCTTAAGCCAAAAGATCCGCGCATATTTGATATATTACTTTCTCTACTAATAATAAATTTCCTTTGGAAGTTAGAAATTGGCGGGAATTTTAGTTGCGACGAAGAAGCGTACAGAAATTGcgctttttaactttttaacggCTGTAACCTCGAAACAAAACACGCTAATACAAATAGCGTATTCGTGAATAAGTTAAGTTAGTTACATTTTTGGCGCAGAACCGTTTCAGTGACCCCGAACCCATATTTTCCAACCCGAACCCGAATTCCAAAACTCCGCAACCcgattctcttcttcttcttcgaattccgtttttcctttttcaagaTTTCCCAATCTCTCAGAGAGAGAAGCTTCCGTACGATAATGGAGGAAAAATTGAAGGCTCAGAAaccaaaccctaaccctaaccctaaaacCAATACTgcgaagaagaggaaaaagaagagtGAGTACGAGTTCTGCAAAGTGTGCAATCTGAACCACGATCAAGGCCAGCGACACAAGTACTTTCCGAGCCACAAGAGTTCGCTGTCGAACTTTCTCTCTCGGTTCCAAACCAAGCTCTCCGACGTTCGCTTCTTCCTCAAGAACCCTAGCCCTCTCCGTCCTGAGCTCGCCTCTAAAAATCGGTTCTGGTGCGTCTTTTGCGACTCCGACATTGACGAGATCGGCAGCTCCTTCGCCTGGTACTGCTACAGTTTCTGTTTTAGCTagtttttgaattattttattaaattcctgtttggttgctgagaaaattaGAGGAAAAGAGGAAAGGAAGTAGAGTTTTATAAATTCTAtgcattttgttttggttttatgaGGCATTGTAATTATGAGAGACTTATTGAATTTATCGTCGAATTATAGTGATTTTTTAGCAGCCAATAGCTCGGTACTACCAATTCTAATCATCCAAAAAACTTTAATAGTGTTGTTAAATTCATGTTAGTTGctgagaaaagagaggaaaaaaaaatgaaagaaattataaaGTTTTCGAAATTCTATGTTTTGTTGTTTCAGTTTAGTGGAGGTTTTGGTTATCTGAGGCTTTATAACTGTGAAAGAAAATTATAGACTCAATTGAATTTATTGTCGAATTTATAGTGATTTCTTAGTTGCTAAACTGGTTGAATATGGTTTCAGAATTCTGCATTTGATTAAGTGCTTTGTGTTTCGTTAACAGTTATAATGCGATTAATCATCTAGCAAGTGCTGATCATCTGAAGAACTTGAAGCATTTTTTGTGGAAATATGGTGGTGGAATGGACCGCGTGGATGCTTTTAGGATTTTGGAAGCTGATGTAGCTAAGGTACTTAGTTATAGTAATTTCTATTCAACAGTTTTTGGACATTTTGTAATAGTTTTCGAGATAACTGAATTTCTTCAAAATCGAAGAAAAGGGTCTAATACTCGGTTTCAGTTAAGGACGGATTATTAATTGGTGGGCGTTTCTTTTGTGACTGCAGTGGGAGAAGAAGTGCATTTCTTTGAAGAGCGATGCTGTCTCCTCGAGTCAAGGAGCTATTGGACCAGAAATTGGACCTTTGAATGATATCCACAATGaaaacaattatggaaatattgataattttgaaaatagtaGTATCCAATCTGTTAAATCAAGTCTTTCAAATGGTGTTATGCCTTTACAGTATTATACGAATGAGTATCAGGTATCCCATTCAGGACTCTATGAAGCCACAAATGTTGGCATGTTTGCGCATGATTTTGGCTCTTTTTTACCTGCGGAGACATGCTCTGACACAAATTTATGGAATTTGAAGGATATAAGAGGTAagcatatattttgtttatattgccatttttaagcatatattttgtttatattgccatttttttattcatttttcttttcccaacTTGAGTTATTTAGTTTATGTTGTGGTGGAGCCTCTTGTCAAATGAGAATCCTTATGGTAGTTTTGTGTTACCTGCTATGTGCTTTCATTGTGACTCAGTTAACAGGAATAGCCAACATTCTTTTCCTTACAACAGTTATAGCTCAGCTGATGGCTCTTTCAGTAATGGAAGGGTAAGTTTTCTAAACTGGAGATATATTAGTTCTTACTTCATCTGTCATTGAGTTACTtggcaaaaatataaaaaagactTACTAGGCACCCTTTAGTgaaatgtgttttatttttatttttttgataggtaaataaGATACCCTTTAGTGAAATTTCATTGTTGCCTACCCATCAGGATATGATAGGATTGCCTATTCTCTGGAAATGAACTAGAGAACGGTCTGAGAGAGTGAAGGGAAAGCATTTTGATTGAATGTGTCAATAGCTTCTGTTTACTTGTCTTTTAATGGACACTATCCTCCGCTGCCTTAAATTTCTAGGAGTGAATAATACTCTATGTACATGGGAGTGATATCATTCTTGTTTATGCAAATAATTGCTGATTTTGTACCATACATGCATTCTTATTATGTTGCGTTTattcaacaaataataatatttcatgCTTCACAAACTGATGCTAACATTGGGGCTAGTAATCTGCTTTAAATTCTTGTAATACACTAAGCTCTTAATGCTTGCAAAATCC of the Quercus robur chromosome 10, dhQueRobu3.1, whole genome shotgun sequence genome contains:
- the LOC126701773 gene encoding TITAN-like protein encodes the protein MEEKLKAQKPNPNPNPKTNTAKKRKKKSEYEFCKVCNLNHDQGQRHKYFPSHKSSLSNFLSRFQTKLSDVRFFLKNPSPLRPELASKNRFWCVFCDSDIDEIGSSFACYNAINHLASADHLKNLKHFLWKYGGGMDRVDAFRILEADVAKWEKKCISLKSDAVSSSQGAIGPEIGPLNDIHNENNYGNIDNFENSSIQSVKSSLSNGVMPLQYYTNEYQVSHSGLYEATNVGMFAHDFGSFLPAETCSDTNLWNLKDIRVNRNSQHSFPYNSYSSADGSFSNGRMFQVHEDEGIVKGESSSHGLQNLARISTLAPEEARGNVHTGAPPPWLEATEASQIDAPLKPAAGSLVPLNKSGKSKKLNPKRVGAAWAEKRKIELEMEKRGEIVKNDCDANWLPNFGRVWQSGSRKESRKEFEMEKQKLLKLGSQSEIPIEIQPYVSKRMRTEAGE